In the Clostridium gelidum genome, GGAACTAAAGATTTTGGAAGTATAGAAAATCTTATACTAGGATCATTTGTAATGATTATTGTTCTAATATCTAATAAATTTCTAAAGGGATTTTTTCAAGCAATTTCTGTTTTGAATGGTATTATTTTAGGAACAATAGTTGCTGCATTTATGGGTAAAGTAGATTTTTCAGTGGTAACAAATGCAAAATGGATAAGTATTGTTCACCCTTTTAATTTTGGATTACCACAATTCAACATTGGTTCAATAATTATGATGACATTTGTCATGTTAACAGTAATGATTGAATCAACAGGTACATTCCTTGGAATTGGTAAAGTTTGTGAAAAGGATATTACTGAAAAAGATATTGTACGTGGACTTAGAGCAGAAGCAATTTCAACACTCTTAGGTGGTATCTTTAATTCATTCCCATATACAACATTCAATCAGAACTTAGGGCTTTTAGCTCTAAGTAAAGTAAGAAGTCGTTTTGTTGTTATAGCATCTGGTATCATTCTTATTTCACTAGGATTGATTCCTAAATTTGCAGCGTTAGCTACTATTATTCCACAGCCTGTTATAGGTGGAGCTACAACAATAATGTTTGCAATGGTTGCTGTTGCAGGTATTCAAATGCTTCAGGGTGTAGATTTTAATAATAATGCAAATATGATGGTTGTTGCTTGTTCTATTGGTATAGGGCTTGGAATCACTGCTGTACCTACTTTACTTGACCAAACACCAATATTTTTCAAGTCAATTTTTAGTAGTGGTATAGTTTCAGCATCTGTAACTGCTGTAATTCTAAATGCATTTTTGAATCATGGTAATAAAGAAGTTGAAAGCGACATAAAGCAAGGTTCAATTTCAGAATGAGTTTTATATCTAATTGAAGGTTTAATAGTAGCATCATTTTGTGCAGAATATAGGTCTTTTTTAGCGCCACAAGAAATAAGCGATAATGACAACATTAATGTTATCAAAGAAGGAAGTACAACTTTCATTATAAAATCTCAAAGAGGAGAATGCAGAAATGTATAAACCTTTTTGAGATATTTTTTTGTAAAATTAGCTTTCGATGCAACACAATACATACGTTGTGATAGTTGTGAAGCTAGAGAGGGGAAATAGACTTATATCAAAAGGTTAGAATTAATATCTGGCAAGTTCTTTTGAGAAAGAATTTGCTTGTAATTATTTACAGTTGTATACTAA is a window encoding:
- a CDS encoding nucleobase:cation symporter-2 family protein; translated protein: MSQNNIKKEDKVNEMLPASQLAILGLQHVLAMYAGAVAVPLIIGGAVGLTPEQLAFLVAADLFTCGIATLIQAIGIGPYVGIKLPAILGCTFAAVGPLIIIGKNLGMQTAYGSIIVAAIIVLLVAPLYGKVLKFFPTVVTGTVVTMIGLSLVNVGVTSMGGGSGTKDFGSIENLILGSFVMIIVLISNKFLKGFFQAISVLNGIILGTIVAAFMGKVDFSVVTNAKWISIVHPFNFGLPQFNIGSIIMMTFVMLTVMIESTGTFLGIGKVCEKDITEKDIVRGLRAEAISTLLGGIFNSFPYTTFNQNLGLLALSKVRSRFVVIASGIILISLGLIPKFAALATIIPQPVIGGATTIMFAMVAVAGIQMLQGVDFNNNANMMVVACSIGIGLGITAVPTLLDQTPIFFKSIFSSGIVSASVTAVILNAFLNHGNKEVESDIKQGSISE